One genomic segment of uncultured Desulfobacter sp. includes these proteins:
- a CDS encoding BrnA antitoxin family protein, whose translation MNKDSISKTSMDDEYQEVTQADFDRAVLRQGLKPVEKKQRITIMLDAEVISYFKSKAGKKGYQTLINESLKKIIAEGQTDQPNLEDMLRKVIREELEKASA comes from the coding sequence ATGAACAAAGACTCTATTTCAAAAACCTCTATGGATGATGAATACCAGGAAGTAACCCAGGCTGATTTTGACAGGGCTGTTCTTCGTCAGGGATTAAAACCAGTAGAAAAAAAACAGCGAATTACCATCATGCTGGATGCCGAGGTTATTAGTTATTTCAAATCAAAAGCAGGAAAAAAAGGATACCAGACTCTTATCAATGAAAGTTTAAAAAAGATTATAGCAGAAGGCCAAACGGACCAGCCGAACCTTGAAGATATGTTAAGAAAAGTTATCCGGGAAGAATTAGAGAAAGCGTCTGCATGA
- a CDS encoding IS66 family transposase — MEPLSLTEKELDALVERAESGTLNDGDAQIIKMVVNAVKVLGQSVNDKAAFIKRLLKMVFGPKTEKKAAVTKTGGKGRRKKKKKKGHGKRNRDDFTGAEKVDIPHDTLSHKDPCPLCDKGKVYRQKTPGVVINFTGQVPIRATVYNTEKLRCNLCGEVFTAQAPDNKTGRNYDPSAMAMMAILRYGSGLPLNRLENLQESMGIPLPSTTQWDKTEAAADLIYPVYNEFVRQAAQGDIFHNDDTTMKILSLMKENQDKTGKDRTGIFTTGIISLIGENRKIALFFTGRNHAGENIGRLYEMRDNGRHPPIQMCDALSRNKPNEFEGILCNCLTHGRRNFVDEIDNFPDECTHVIEVFAQIYCHDAWTKEQKMTPDQRLDYHREHSGHLMVDLRSWLDKQFDDHLVEPNSGLGKAINYMINHWPELTRFLEVSGAPLDNNICERSLKRCILHRKNSLFYKTEHGACIGDMFMSLIHTCNLMKVNPFDYLTTLLTNATELKGNPSRWMPWNYNASSK, encoded by the coding sequence ATGGAACCGCTTAGCCTGACAGAAAAAGAGCTTGATGCCCTTGTCGAGCGGGCGGAATCCGGCACCCTGAATGACGGGGATGCTCAGATTATCAAAATGGTCGTCAATGCCGTCAAGGTATTGGGTCAGTCTGTCAACGACAAAGCTGCGTTTATAAAGCGCCTTCTTAAAATGGTTTTCGGCCCTAAGACAGAGAAGAAGGCGGCTGTAACCAAGACAGGTGGTAAAGGCCGTCGCAAAAAAAAGAAAAAGAAAGGGCATGGCAAGCGCAATAGAGATGATTTTACAGGAGCAGAAAAAGTAGATATTCCCCATGACACCCTCAGTCATAAAGATCCATGTCCTTTATGTGATAAAGGTAAAGTCTACCGCCAGAAAACCCCGGGAGTTGTAATCAATTTTACCGGACAAGTCCCGATCCGGGCCACTGTATATAACACTGAAAAATTACGGTGCAATCTGTGCGGTGAGGTATTTACAGCCCAGGCACCGGATAATAAAACCGGCCGAAATTATGATCCCAGTGCAATGGCAATGATGGCCATCTTGAGGTATGGAAGCGGACTGCCTTTGAACCGCCTGGAAAATCTTCAGGAAAGCATGGGTATTCCACTTCCTTCCACTACACAATGGGACAAGACTGAAGCTGCTGCCGACCTTATTTATCCTGTGTATAATGAGTTTGTTCGCCAGGCAGCCCAGGGCGATATTTTTCATAACGATGACACCACCATGAAAATTTTGTCCCTGATGAAAGAGAACCAAGACAAAACCGGTAAGGACCGTACAGGGATCTTTACCACGGGTATCATCTCCTTGATTGGTGAAAATCGAAAAATAGCCTTATTTTTTACCGGCCGGAATCATGCCGGTGAAAACATTGGCCGACTGTATGAAATGCGTGACAATGGCCGGCATCCTCCTATTCAAATGTGTGATGCGCTGTCACGAAATAAACCAAATGAATTTGAGGGTATTCTATGCAATTGCCTCACACATGGACGCCGGAACTTTGTGGATGAGATTGATAACTTCCCAGACGAATGCACACATGTCATAGAGGTTTTTGCTCAAATCTATTGTCATGACGCCTGGACCAAAGAACAGAAAATGACCCCGGATCAACGGTTGGACTATCATAGGGAACATAGCGGGCATTTGATGGTCGATTTGCGATCTTGGTTGGATAAACAGTTTGATGACCATCTGGTGGAACCTAATTCCGGTCTGGGCAAGGCCATCAACTATATGATCAATCACTGGCCTGAGTTGACCCGTTTTCTGGAAGTGTCTGGGGCACCACTGGATAATAATATATGTGAGCGCAGCCTCAAACGCTGTATCCTGCATCGCAAAAATTCATTGTTCTACAAAACAGAACATGGGGCCTGTATCGGCGATATGTTCATGAGCCTGATTCACACCTGCAATCTGATGAAAGTCAATCCTTTTGATTATCTTACCACGCTGTTGACCAATGCTACTGAACTGAAAGGTAATCCCTCTCGTTGGATGCCCTGGAATTATAACGCCTCATCAAAATAG
- a CDS encoding efflux RND transporter periplasmic adaptor subunit produces the protein MKKLVRWIVVLLIIAGAAVLIWQKTRPEPLELVVKEVVRGTVEKTVANTRAGTVNACRRAKLSPGLGGQVALLPIREGDSVKAGELLLEIWNEDLKARLVLAEREVAVAEATANAVCLSANEAGRQAHRAEILFKQRIVSEEHTDQAVTRAKSLRAECTAARASVEMRQAQVEVERVNLSRTRLIAPFDGVIAEIEGELNEYITPSPVGVLTPPAVDLIENSCYYVSAPIDEVDAAEVRVGMEVRITLDAFRNRSFSGQVRRIAPYVLDLEKQARTVEIEASFHNREAFSELLAGYSADVEVVIDVSKDSLKIPTEAVMEETSVFVFSPGDHRVQKRTISTGLSNWAATEVVNGLAEGELIVVNVDKPGLEDGVEAVRVEERQ, from the coding sequence ATGAAAAAACTGGTCCGCTGGATTGTGGTTTTGCTGATCATAGCCGGAGCAGCTGTTCTTATCTGGCAGAAAACAAGGCCTGAGCCGCTTGAACTGGTGGTGAAGGAGGTGGTCAGGGGAACAGTTGAGAAGACCGTTGCCAACACCAGGGCCGGTACGGTCAACGCCTGCAGGCGAGCCAAGCTTTCACCAGGCCTGGGTGGTCAGGTTGCCCTTCTCCCCATCCGGGAAGGGGATTCGGTGAAGGCCGGTGAGTTGTTGCTGGAGATCTGGAACGAGGATCTTAAAGCCCGGTTGGTTCTGGCCGAAAGAGAGGTGGCGGTAGCAGAGGCCACGGCCAATGCGGTATGCCTTTCGGCGAATGAGGCCGGTCGTCAGGCCCATCGGGCAGAAATCCTATTTAAACAGCGGATTGTTTCGGAAGAACATACGGACCAGGCCGTAACCCGGGCAAAATCGTTGCGGGCAGAGTGCACTGCGGCACGGGCTTCCGTGGAGATGAGGCAGGCTCAGGTTGAAGTTGAGCGGGTCAACCTGTCCCGTACCCGGCTCATTGCACCGTTTGACGGCGTTATCGCCGAGATTGAAGGTGAGCTCAACGAATATATCACACCGTCACCGGTCGGGGTTTTGACACCGCCGGCCGTGGATCTGATTGAAAACAGCTGCTACTACGTTTCTGCCCCCATTGATGAGGTTGATGCCGCCGAGGTAAGGGTCGGTATGGAGGTGCGGATAACCCTCGACGCCTTTCGCAACAGGTCGTTTTCCGGCCAGGTTCGTCGAATTGCCCCTTATGTACTCGATCTGGAAAAGCAGGCGAGAACTGTCGAAATCGAGGCCTCTTTTCACAATCGTGAAGCGTTTTCCGAGCTGCTGGCAGGGTACAGTGCCGATGTCGAGGTGGTGATCGATGTCAGCAAGGATAGCCTGAAAATTCCTACCGAGGCTGTTATGGAAGAAACCTCTGTTTTTGTTTTTTCCCCGGGCGACCATCGTGTTCAAAAACGAACCATTTCCACCGGACTCTCCAACTGGGCGGCAACTGAGGTGGTTAACGGCCTTGCTGAAGGGGAGTTGATTGTCGTCAATGTGGATAAACCCGGGCTGGAAGATGGTGTAGAGGCTGTTCGCGTTGAGGAGCGGCAATGA
- a CDS encoding IS1634 family transposase, with protein sequence MADNVNNNVETKPIGFAPILQHYFHKCCIADIIDQNVPLDARRNMLTHGQASIAMITAILFQVMSLYKVCKFARESNVLDVIFPDISPDEYFDDRLGDTLDAIHKFGIGNLELLITRHIIEAFEIQTEICHNDTTCAQVYGENNKNRSEQSIKISYGYSKQYRKDLKQLVWSMTASSDSSFPLFQQTYSGNTADVETYVEQWHHLIDLLGKKDFLFAGDSKVATHGNMAHIDDHGGYFLSPLPMYASYQEALFKALDKHNHETLIPYKDQMNRGVEVPLTFEHENKSYTFRMIILFDQGLFYRRKKSLLERITKTQVAFDELAQKINAYKLKTKDSIEQACQAILKKHKTQAFFDFVVHNDPVVTYKNARPGRPAKNAEKIAVYQDHFYIELNYNESVCTKAQYQIGYYPLVTNKPASDFSIEDAMLAHKNQYKVEHLYKRSKSGYNLEPIYLQTPDRIEAYLFLFKIALQILVLMERTARIKIAERDKGLDNFMPNKRDVRNPKTENMLAMFEFVVCGVILLHDGSRQYFVSKLTETQKDILSILDVPEKCYTHQYLFDTS encoded by the coding sequence ATGGCGGATAACGTCAATAATAATGTCGAGACAAAACCGATTGGTTTTGCCCCGATTTTGCAGCATTATTTTCACAAATGTTGCATCGCTGATATTATTGACCAGAACGTCCCTCTTGATGCAAGACGTAACATGCTCACTCATGGGCAGGCAAGTATAGCAATGATCACCGCCATTCTTTTTCAGGTTATGTCTCTTTACAAGGTTTGCAAATTTGCCAGGGAATCAAATGTCCTGGATGTTATTTTCCCTGACATAAGTCCGGATGAATATTTTGACGATAGGCTGGGTGATACCTTAGACGCTATTCACAAATTCGGCATTGGTAATCTGGAACTGCTGATTACCCGACATATAATTGAAGCCTTTGAGATTCAGACAGAAATCTGTCATAACGATACGACCTGTGCGCAAGTTTACGGCGAGAATAATAAAAACAGATCCGAACAGAGCATCAAGATCTCATACGGATACAGCAAACAATACCGCAAAGACCTGAAACAATTGGTATGGTCCATGACAGCCAGTTCTGACAGTAGCTTTCCCTTATTCCAACAAACATATAGTGGCAACACCGCCGATGTGGAAACCTATGTGGAACAGTGGCACCATTTGATTGACCTGCTGGGAAAGAAAGATTTTTTATTTGCCGGCGATTCCAAGGTGGCTACACACGGGAATATGGCGCACATAGATGATCACGGAGGATATTTTTTAAGTCCTCTGCCCATGTACGCCTCCTATCAAGAAGCTCTTTTCAAAGCACTGGATAAGCACAATCACGAGACCCTGATTCCTTACAAAGATCAAATGAATCGGGGAGTTGAGGTGCCTCTGACTTTTGAACACGAGAACAAAAGTTATACCTTCAGAATGATCATCCTTTTCGATCAGGGCTTGTTTTACCGCCGTAAAAAATCTCTTCTGGAACGAATCACTAAAACCCAAGTCGCATTTGATGAACTCGCCCAAAAAATAAATGCATATAAATTAAAGACGAAGGACAGCATTGAGCAGGCTTGTCAGGCCATACTAAAAAAACATAAGACACAGGCGTTTTTTGATTTTGTTGTCCACAACGATCCAGTGGTCACGTATAAAAATGCACGGCCCGGTCGACCAGCCAAAAATGCAGAAAAAATTGCGGTCTATCAAGATCACTTCTATATAGAACTCAATTATAATGAGTCCGTCTGTACCAAGGCGCAATATCAAATCGGCTATTATCCACTCGTAACCAACAAGCCGGCTTCTGATTTTTCAATAGAAGATGCGATGCTGGCTCATAAAAATCAGTACAAGGTGGAGCATCTTTATAAACGGTCAAAGTCAGGTTACAATCTCGAACCGATTTATCTGCAAACGCCTGATAGAATAGAAGCTTATCTTTTCCTTTTCAAAATAGCGCTTCAAATTTTGGTCCTTATGGAAAGAACGGCCAGAATAAAAATTGCCGAACGGGATAAAGGTTTGGATAATTTCATGCCCAATAAAAGGGATGTGCGTAACCCTAAAACAGAAAACATGTTGGCAATGTTTGAATTTGTCGTATGTGGCGTAATACTGCTTCATGATGGAAGCCGGCAATATTTTGTCTCCAAGCTGACCGAGACACAAAAAGATATTTTATCGATTCTGGATGTGCCGGAAAAATGCTACACTCACCAATATTTGTTTGATACTTCATAA
- a CDS encoding DarT ssDNA thymidine ADP-ribosyltransferase family protein — MEIVIIFLVLCLLWLMPCIFLGLIAKIYIFFTKGQTKQFVNKVGSAAVHASDTLNDLAESMHDYTTKKRISDMTRRREKFLAEHADIKNPGPALQALLDIDTENFKIETEKDNPQSEWMNDLWRWADEHEIEECNIPRNKSDLLNLESLSFGSICYLEKKKFSRLPKEIGQLTNLKFLELGSVTHPEILLNQLTELPKEIGNLTGLTRLYLQDNSLTELPNEIGKLSKLEQLKLGFNHLVRLPKEIGQLKELNLLTVWSNNLTELPKEIGLLTNLVGLDISRNPITILPDEIINLTGLKKFYFDCENIEFNKLQYEWLSELKSNGCELSPDFLNFKNNRFVSEQPIDSPPFWIDEVPPCDEVPPWMEESSFWVSDNELIAINESFKFYGVTSLWHMTHIDNIESIFSKGILSNNQAFINAKPVDISDHNVQRWRGKKDPIYGRELHDYVPTYFNIKNPMLSAKRDIENSICLIEISLSVLSVKDFIFTDGNAASQNTIFYRLISDLQRLPWNVLSAAYWNDLDDGKRKRCAEMLIYPIIPPEYIKKIYCSSYETLKRLSAFPVESEISETLFFNNHRILNRSFSEDIPF; from the coding sequence ATGGAAATTGTGATAATTTTTTTAGTTTTGTGTTTGCTGTGGCTGATGCCTTGTATCTTTTTAGGTTTAATTGCAAAAATCTATATTTTTTTTACTAAAGGGCAGACAAAGCAATTCGTCAACAAAGTCGGTTCAGCAGCCGTTCACGCATCAGATACCCTTAACGATTTGGCAGAAAGCATGCACGACTATACTACCAAGAAGCGCATCTCTGACATGACCAGGAGGCGTGAAAAATTTCTGGCAGAGCATGCGGACATCAAGAATCCTGGTCCTGCACTACAAGCACTCCTGGACATAGACACCGAAAATTTTAAAATTGAGACGGAAAAAGATAACCCTCAATCAGAATGGATGAATGATTTATGGAGATGGGCTGATGAACATGAAATAGAAGAATGTAACATACCCAGAAACAAATCCGATTTATTGAATCTTGAATCTCTTTCTTTTGGAAGTATCTGTTATTTAGAAAAGAAAAAGTTTTCAAGACTTCCTAAAGAAATTGGTCAACTGACTAATTTAAAGTTTTTGGAGCTTGGCAGCGTCACTCATCCTGAAATACTATTAAATCAGTTAACAGAACTTCCCAAAGAAATAGGGAATTTAACAGGGTTGACGCGTCTTTATCTCCAAGATAACAGTTTAACAGAGTTACCAAATGAAATTGGAAAGTTATCAAAGTTAGAACAATTGAAGTTGGGTTTTAATCACCTTGTAAGGTTGCCGAAAGAAATCGGTCAGCTAAAGGAATTAAACCTATTGACTGTTTGGAGCAATAATTTAACGGAACTACCAAAAGAGATAGGACTGTTAACAAATTTGGTTGGTCTTGATATCTCGAGAAATCCAATAACAATTCTTCCTGATGAAATTATAAATTTAACCGGTCTAAAAAAATTTTATTTTGATTGTGAAAATATAGAATTTAACAAATTACAATATGAGTGGCTATCTGAATTGAAAAGCAATGGGTGTGAACTTTCACCTGATTTTTTAAATTTTAAAAATAATCGTTTTGTTTCGGAACAACCTATTGATTCACCTCCATTTTGGATAGATGAAGTTCCTCCCTGTGATGAAGTTCCTCCCTGGATGGAGGAATCATCTTTTTGGGTATCAGATAATGAATTAATAGCTATCAATGAATCATTTAAATTTTATGGTGTTACGTCTCTTTGGCATATGACGCACATAGATAACATAGAAAGCATTTTCAGCAAGGGAATATTAAGTAATAACCAAGCTTTTATAAATGCAAAGCCGGTTGATATTTCAGATCATAATGTTCAAAGATGGCGAGGCAAAAAAGATCCTATCTATGGGAGAGAATTGCATGATTATGTCCCTACCTACTTTAACATTAAAAATCCAATGTTGTCCGCAAAAAGAGATATAGAAAATAGTATATGTCTAATTGAGATCTCCCTATCAGTATTATCCGTAAAGGATTTTATATTTACAGATGGAAACGCAGCTTCCCAAAATACAATTTTCTATCGTTTAATTAGTGATTTACAACGGCTTCCGTGGAATGTGTTAAGTGCTGCGTATTGGAATGATTTAGACGATGGGAAGCGAAAAAGGTGTGCAGAAATGTTAATTTATCCTATCATTCCCCCTGAATATATTAAAAAAATTTATTGTAGCTCATACGAAACATTGAAACGGCTGTCAGCATTTCCTGTCGAATCCGAAATTTCTGAAACGTTGTTTTTTAATAATCATAGAATATTAAACAGATCTTTCAGTGAGGATATCCCTTTTTAA
- a CDS encoding site-specific integrase produces MAKSLRTQFVDYMTLNRYSPWTIKNYLGTMTQLEKYHQKSPDLLSNEEIQDFLLHLLRERKLAWGSCNVHLSGLACFYKNVLNWEETQFKLPPRPRIKKLPHVLSVEEVKQLLESAANLKHQVLLKTVYSAGLRAGEVLKLKPIHIESDPSRMMIRIEQGKGRKDRYAVLSKHLLSELRKYWLEYKPKEWLFPGKTQDRHLGYTAAREAFYKAKKKPAYKEVMDSTF; encoded by the coding sequence ATGGCTAAAAGTCTTAGAACTCAATTTGTAGATTACATGACATTAAATCGTTATTCGCCGTGGACCATAAAAAACTATCTTGGTACCATGACGCAGTTGGAAAAATATCATCAAAAATCGCCAGACCTGCTTTCCAATGAGGAGATTCAAGATTTCTTGCTTCACCTTTTGCGGGAACGAAAACTTGCCTGGGGAAGCTGTAATGTCCACCTTTCTGGATTGGCGTGTTTTTATAAAAATGTTCTCAATTGGGAAGAAACGCAATTTAAACTGCCGCCACGCCCCAGGATTAAAAAACTGCCACATGTTTTGAGTGTGGAAGAGGTAAAACAATTGTTGGAATCGGCGGCTAATCTTAAACACCAGGTCCTGCTAAAAACGGTTTACAGTGCCGGACTCAGGGCGGGTGAAGTTTTAAAACTCAAACCCATCCACATAGAAAGTGATCCCTCCAGGATGATGATCAGAATAGAACAGGGCAAAGGCCGAAAGGATCGCTATGCGGTTTTATCTAAACATCTGCTTAGTGAACTCAGAAAGTATTGGCTGGAGTATAAACCTAAAGAATGGCTTTTTCCCGGTAAAACCCAGGACCGGCATCTTGGTTATACTGCTGCCCGGGAGGCTTTTTATAAGGCAAAAAAAAAGCCGGCATACAAAGAGGTAATGGACTCCACGTTTTAA
- a CDS encoding BrnT family toxin produces MKIIWDESKRQSNIVKHGLDFAQAHMVFAGATFTFEDTRMDYGEQRFVTIGL; encoded by the coding sequence ATGAAAATCATATGGGATGAAAGCAAACGGCAAAGCAATATAGTCAAGCATGGACTTGACTTCGCCCAAGCCCACATGGTTTTTGCCGGGGCCACGTTCACCTTTGAAGATACTCGCATGGATTATGGTGAACAGCGGTTTGTAACCATCGGATTATAG
- a CDS encoding ABC transporter ATP-binding protein encodes MIVLEQLSRIFKVGDEQVHGLRQVDLTIGKGEYVAIMGPSGSGKSTLLNMIGLLDRPDSGNYFFEDEDMTKLSDHQQAEFRRHKIGFIFQFFHLVPRMSGAENVELPLMLAGVDRKERKERVARVVKAFGLEQRANHRPDQLSGGQRQRVAIARATIMNPHILLADEPTGNLDRNSGMEVIEILEQLNRDGITVIMVTHDQELGERTARRIHMVDGRIVSDTASESTTRP; translated from the coding sequence ATGATTGTCCTGGAGCAGTTGAGCCGCATCTTTAAAGTGGGCGATGAGCAGGTTCACGGACTGCGTCAGGTCGACCTGACAATCGGCAAGGGTGAATATGTGGCGATCATGGGGCCGTCCGGTTCAGGAAAATCGACCCTGTTGAACATGATCGGCCTTCTGGACAGGCCGGACAGCGGCAATTATTTTTTTGAAGATGAGGATATGACCAAGCTCAGCGATCATCAGCAGGCTGAGTTTCGCCGCCATAAAATCGGCTTTATCTTTCAGTTTTTTCACCTGGTACCGAGGATGAGTGGTGCCGAAAATGTGGAACTCCCACTCATGCTGGCCGGGGTTGATCGAAAAGAGCGCAAAGAGCGGGTGGCCAGGGTGGTCAAAGCATTTGGGCTGGAACAGAGGGCGAACCATAGACCGGACCAACTCTCAGGCGGCCAACGGCAGCGGGTGGCCATCGCCAGGGCGACCATAATGAACCCTCATATCCTTCTTGCCGATGAACCGACAGGCAACCTTGACAGGAACTCCGGCATGGAGGTGATCGAGATTCTGGAACAGCTTAACCGGGATGGGATAACGGTGATCATGGTTACCCACGACCAGGAGCTGGGGGAGCGGACAGCCCGCCGGATACATATGGTGGACGGGCGTATTGTTTCCGATACCGCTTCAGAGTCAACTACCCGCCCCTAA
- a CDS encoding IS91 family transposase, whose product MKNKHEIADIFRLYGKTYREQNILPYKQLKVMHKIEICRTAQLGGHIEQCDQCGFERIAYNSCRDRHCPKCQTMVKEKWLNDRKADLLPCNYFHMVFTIPHELNPIILRNPKIMLNNLFTAVSQTLQSFARDPQWKIKGQLGFICVLHTWSQKLTAHFHIHCLVAGGALSFDKKQWIPSNKSYLFRVQSLSKEFKKRYLGLLEKSYLNDELFFPDKIAKYRSKKEFINFIRSLFKIKWIVYAKRPFAGPEQVLEYLGRYTHRVAISNNRIKSIDNNQVSFEYRDRADDNTVKTLKLPAHEFIRRFLLHVLPENFMKIRYFGFLSHRNKKKAVKLIRQLIESDIVFPQKIEETYLEMMQRLTGRDLLCCPNCKKGRMTIIKGLPKQYIDSS is encoded by the coding sequence ATGAAAAACAAACATGAAATTGCTGATATTTTTCGCCTCTACGGTAAAACATATCGGGAACAAAATATACTGCCATACAAACAATTAAAAGTGATGCACAAAATCGAAATTTGTCGGACCGCTCAACTCGGAGGTCATATCGAGCAGTGCGATCAATGCGGTTTTGAACGAATAGCTTATAATTCCTGTAGAGACAGGCATTGCCCAAAATGCCAAACCATGGTTAAAGAAAAATGGCTCAATGACCGGAAGGCAGATCTGCTACCCTGCAACTATTTTCATATGGTCTTCACCATTCCTCATGAATTAAATCCCATTATATTGCGTAACCCCAAAATCATGTTGAATAACCTGTTTACGGCTGTGAGCCAAACATTGCAATCATTTGCCCGTGATCCGCAATGGAAAATTAAAGGGCAACTCGGATTCATCTGTGTCCTTCATACCTGGTCGCAAAAACTTACCGCTCATTTTCATATCCATTGCCTTGTCGCCGGAGGCGCGCTTTCGTTTGATAAAAAGCAATGGATACCATCGAATAAATCATATTTGTTCAGGGTTCAGTCTCTCTCGAAAGAGTTTAAGAAACGGTATCTTGGACTGTTAGAGAAATCCTATTTGAATGATGAACTGTTTTTTCCCGATAAAATTGCAAAATACCGCAGCAAAAAAGAGTTCATCAATTTTATCAGATCCCTTTTTAAAATCAAATGGATCGTCTATGCCAAGCGTCCCTTTGCCGGGCCTGAGCAAGTACTTGAGTATCTTGGCCGCTATACGCATCGTGTCGCTATATCAAACAACCGGATAAAATCCATAGACAACAATCAGGTCAGTTTTGAGTACCGAGACAGGGCCGACGACAACACGGTCAAAACATTGAAGCTCCCTGCCCATGAATTCATTCGAAGGTTCCTGCTCCACGTGCTCCCGGAAAATTTTATGAAGATACGATATTTTGGTTTTTTATCCCATCGGAATAAAAAAAAGGCTGTCAAGCTGATCCGCCAGCTGATTGAATCCGACATTGTTTTCCCTCAAAAAATAGAAGAAACTTATCTTGAAATGATGCAAAGATTAACAGGCCGGGACCTGTTATGCTGCCCTAATTGTAAAAAAGGGAGGATGACAATTATCAAGGGACTGCCGAAGCAGTATATAGATTCTTCATGA
- a CDS encoding macro domain-containing protein, which produces MPVTILTGNIFTTKCQTIVNTINCVGVMGAGIALECRLRYPIMYEKYVGLCNDKKIDIGLLWIYKTPDSDRWILNFPTKKHWKYPSKKDYLHAGLDKFCNTYQERQVKSIAFPLLGADKGGIPPEESIAIMRSYLDKVDVNVEIYKYDPNAKDDLYDKIKKKMLSINVDQISKATNLRKNYVVNVIEALQRPDIVQLNQLARVKGIGIKTLAKIFIYADTGECSVTEPTLFDFK; this is translated from the coding sequence ATGCCAGTAACAATATTAACGGGTAATATATTTACTACTAAGTGCCAAACAATTGTTAATACTATAAATTGTGTTGGAGTCATGGGTGCTGGAATTGCTCTTGAGTGTCGATTAAGGTATCCAATTATGTATGAGAAGTATGTCGGATTATGCAATGATAAAAAAATTGATATAGGATTGCTATGGATATACAAAACTCCTGATAGTGATAGGTGGATACTTAATTTCCCAACAAAGAAACATTGGAAGTACCCATCAAAAAAAGACTACTTACATGCGGGACTTGATAAATTCTGTAATACATATCAAGAACGCCAGGTTAAATCTATTGCATTCCCTCTACTCGGAGCTGATAAAGGTGGGATTCCTCCTGAAGAAAGCATTGCTATTATGCGATCATATTTAGACAAAGTTGATGTAAATGTCGAGATATACAAGTATGATCCGAATGCCAAAGATGATCTCTATGATAAAATCAAGAAGAAGATGTTATCAATAAATGTAGATCAAATATCTAAAGCAACGAATTTGCGGAAGAATTATGTTGTCAATGTCATCGAAGCATTACAACGTCCAGACATCGTCCAGCTTAATCAACTTGCTCGGGTGAAGGGAATTGGAATTAAAACTTTGGCTAAAATATTTATTTATGCAGATACTGGAGAATGTAGTGTTACTGAACCAACATTGTTTGATTTTAAGTAG